The genomic window CAGCAGCAGGGGCTTGCCGGCGACCATCGCCCGCGCCGCCACCGCCGGCAGCACCTCGTCGATGACGTGAGCGGCGTGCGCGTCGTTGAAGGCGTACTCCGCGTTCCGCCGCTCCGGTTCCAGGAAGACGAGATGCACGGGCGGCATCTCGCCCGCCGCCAGCAGGGCGTCGGACAAGGGACCGCATCGCCCGTGGTGCCAGAACCCCTTGCCGTCATGGACGAGGACCACAGGCCCCGCCGTCCCGCCACCCGCCGGCGAGTAGGTGAAGAACCGGCGTCCCGGTCCCAGATGGCGCGAGTCGAGACGATGGCCGCGCAACCGTTGCGCCGCACGGGCGCCCGGCGCCGGCACGAACCGCTCGTCGCGCCAGCGCGGCCCGGCGAGACGGCAGGCGTAGTCCCACCAGGGATTGCCGGCCGGGACGCCCTCGGGATCGCGGCGCGGCTCGCCGTCGCGATCGAGCCAGGCGTATTCGAACCATGCGTCGTCGGGCAACGCGAAGGGCTCGAGTTCGTCCACCGGCAGCGGGTTTTCCCGCCAGCCGTGCAGATCGCTCAGCAGGTGCGTCGCCCAGGGCGGGGGTTTCAACTCCACTTCCAACACGACCTCGGTTCCGCTATGCTGCGATTCATGAATGACCCGGGAATGCAGGAGTTCGATCCCTACCCGCCGGAGCTGGCGTCGTGCCGGCGCTGTTCGCGGCTGGTCCACTGGCGGGAGCAGGTGGCGCGCGTCAAACGGCGGGCCTACCTGGACTGGGACTACTGGGGAAAGCCGCTGCCCGGCTTCGGCGACCCGACGGCGCGCATCTGCCTGGTGGGCCTGGCCCCCGGCGCCCACGGCGCCAACCGCACCGGCCGCATGTTCACCGGCGACGCCAGCGGCGCCTTCCTCTTCCCCGCCCTGCACCGCTGCGGTTTCACCGATCGCCCCGCGACCGATCGCCGAGACGACGGGCTCGAGGTGCGTGGCCTGTGGGTCACCTCGGCGGTGCGTTGCGTCCCGCCCCAGAACATGCCGACCGGTAACGAGATCAGGACCTGTCGACGGTGGCTGGCGCACGACCTGGACGGCCTGCCCGACCTGGCCGTGGTGATCGGCATGGGCTGGATCGGCCACGACGCCTACCTGAACCTGCTCGCCAACCGTGGCCAGCCCATCGTCAAGGTGCGCTACAAGTTCACCCACGGGGCCGCATACGAGATGCCCGACGGCACGATGCTGCTGGACACCTATCACGTCAGCCTGCGCAATACCAACTCGCGGCGGCTCACTCCCGAAATGCTGGACCGCGT from bacterium includes these protein-coding regions:
- a CDS encoding uracil-DNA glycosylase, translating into MQEFDPYPPELASCRRCSRLVHWREQVARVKRRAYLDWDYWGKPLPGFGDPTARICLVGLAPGAHGANRTGRMFTGDASGAFLFPALHRCGFTDRPATDRRDDGLEVRGLWVTSAVRCVPPQNMPTGNEIRTCRRWLAHDLDGLPDLAVVIGMGWIGHDAYLNLLANRGQPIVKVRYKFTHGAAYEMPDGTMLLDTYHVSLRNTNSRRLTPEMLDRVLLRARGLAGLPPG